The Streptomyces sp. NBC_00440 genome contains a region encoding:
- a CDS encoding FMN-dependent NADH-azoreductase, whose protein sequence is MSLFRLDTSILGTRSSTSTLADLVEQEWRAATPDAPVVRRHLGEAPLPPTAWAAAVATQFAPPDRHTPEQRDAVALAASLADELIAADAVILAAPLYNFGVSQHLKTWVDLVITDPRMAPGGEKPLTGKPAVLLTARGGAYGPGTPRDGWDHAIGWMRRIFSDTWNLQLTVVERELTLVGFDPALDRFAEPAARSRIAAEEQARAAGRDLALRESASLS, encoded by the coding sequence ATGTCTCTCTTCCGGCTGGACACCAGCATCCTCGGCACCCGGTCCAGCACCAGCACGCTCGCCGACCTCGTGGAGCAGGAGTGGCGCGCCGCGACCCCGGACGCACCGGTGGTCCGGCGCCACCTCGGTGAGGCCCCGCTGCCGCCGACCGCCTGGGCCGCCGCGGTCGCGACCCAGTTCGCTCCCCCGGACCGGCACACGCCCGAGCAGCGGGACGCCGTGGCGCTGGCCGCGTCGCTGGCCGACGAGCTGATCGCTGCCGACGCCGTGATCCTCGCGGCGCCGCTCTACAACTTCGGTGTCTCCCAGCACCTGAAGACCTGGGTGGACCTCGTCATCACCGATCCGAGGATGGCCCCGGGCGGGGAGAAACCACTGACGGGCAAGCCGGCGGTGCTGCTGACCGCCCGGGGCGGCGCCTACGGGCCGGGGACCCCGCGGGATGGCTGGGACCACGCCATCGGCTGGATGCGCCGCATCTTCAGCGATACCTGGAACCTGCAACTCACCGTTGTTGAGCGCGAGTTGACCCTTGTTGGTTTCGATCCGGCGCTGGACCGGTTCGCCGAGCCGGCCGCGCGGTCCCGGATCGCCGCCGAGGAACAGGCCCGCGCGGCCGGCCGGGACCTCGCCCTGCGCGAGAGCGCCTCCCTCAGCTGA
- a CDS encoding aromatic ring-hydroxylating oxygenase subunit alpha → MELSPDFRTDLATGVVDREIYTSEKIFALEKDRIFARSWHYACLTRDLKKPGDYFTVSIADQPVLVVRGNDGEIRAFHNACTHRGAVLTGERCGNQGQVLKCMYHAWSFNLKGDLTGVPYEEGYGPDFDRGAHGLKPVHCDTFHDLVFVALRPAVPSLTDFLGEMTDHLAPYVQGIEPIGRNSWIYEGNWKFWHENFQDDYHAEFTHRSIRDLLAGTTAQGWNWGASPGHSVLQWAFPPLDPPKYARALQRFSGVDFSDGTMPVGWSSMLAQGPPGPPEGFEGGEPPEIRQEVLALFPNLDVQPGPKDTPRGMKAGYIQTVTPISVARARVDITVYSDIEDDEATRQELLENLADTQGSWGKLSCDDTEAAARCQIGVRGEGGRYNLFTRGVEPGRGGEGADVRDEYSQREFFRVYQQYLQDES, encoded by the coding sequence ATGGAGTTGAGCCCGGATTTTCGCACCGATCTCGCCACGGGGGTGGTGGACCGGGAAATCTACACCAGCGAGAAGATCTTCGCGCTGGAGAAAGACAGGATATTCGCCCGGAGTTGGCACTATGCCTGCTTGACCCGCGATCTGAAAAAGCCCGGCGATTACTTCACGGTTTCCATCGCCGACCAGCCGGTGCTCGTGGTGCGGGGCAATGACGGGGAGATCCGCGCGTTCCACAACGCCTGCACCCACCGCGGCGCGGTCCTGACCGGCGAGCGGTGCGGCAACCAGGGTCAGGTCCTCAAGTGCATGTACCACGCCTGGTCGTTCAACCTGAAGGGCGACCTCACCGGTGTGCCCTACGAGGAGGGCTACGGACCGGACTTCGACCGCGGCGCCCACGGTCTGAAGCCGGTGCACTGCGACACCTTCCACGACCTGGTCTTCGTCGCGCTCCGGCCGGCGGTGCCGTCACTCACCGACTTCCTCGGCGAGATGACCGACCACCTCGCGCCATATGTGCAGGGCATCGAGCCGATCGGCCGCAACAGCTGGATATACGAGGGCAACTGGAAGTTCTGGCACGAGAACTTCCAGGACGACTACCACGCCGAATTCACCCACCGCAGCATCCGCGACCTGCTGGCCGGCACCACCGCGCAAGGCTGGAACTGGGGTGCGTCGCCGGGGCACTCGGTCCTCCAGTGGGCCTTCCCGCCCCTCGACCCGCCGAAGTACGCCCGCGCCCTGCAGCGCTTCAGCGGGGTGGACTTCTCGGACGGCACCATGCCGGTCGGCTGGAGCAGCATGCTCGCCCAGGGGCCGCCCGGCCCGCCCGAGGGCTTCGAGGGCGGCGAACCGCCGGAGATCCGGCAGGAAGTGCTCGCGCTCTTCCCCAACCTCGACGTCCAGCCCGGCCCCAAGGACACCCCGCGCGGCATGAAGGCGGGGTACATCCAGACGGTCACCCCGATCAGCGTCGCTCGCGCCCGCGTCGACATCACCGTCTACTCGGACATCGAGGACGACGAGGCGACGCGGCAGGAACTGCTGGAGAACCTCGCCGACACCCAGGGCTCGTGGGGCAAGCTCAGCTGTGACGACACCGAGGCGGCGGCCCGCTGCCAGATCGGCGTGCGCGGCGAGGGCGGCCGGTACAACCTCTTCACCCGCGGGGTCGAGCCCGGCCGTGGCGGTGAGGGCGCCGACGTACGGGACGAGTACTCGCAGCGCGAATTCTTCCGGGTCTACCAGCAGTACCTCCAGGACGAGTCGTGA
- a CDS encoding aromatic-ring-hydroxylating dioxygenase subunit beta: MSTVVTTPPGLRSEVEDHYVSYALTMDDKRPNDWVGLFLGTGLYAVGTHNNVSTTGMWWYTDRGLGALKERAAYMNGYLRHNPTRTLHTVTNVRARETEDGRIKAEAYVVLYVTDRIEMSRFHVCGRYDDLLTRTDSGLRFVEHRVVLDAETLPGNMGVLL; the protein is encoded by the coding sequence ATGTCCACAGTGGTCACGACCCCACCCGGCCTGCGCAGCGAGGTCGAGGACCATTACGTGTCCTACGCCCTGACGATGGACGACAAGCGCCCCAATGACTGGGTCGGCCTGTTCCTCGGCACCGGGCTGTACGCCGTCGGCACGCACAACAATGTCTCGACGACCGGCATGTGGTGGTACACCGACCGGGGCCTGGGCGCTCTGAAGGAGCGCGCCGCCTATATGAACGGCTATCTGCGCCACAACCCGACCCGGACCCTGCACACCGTCACCAACGTGCGCGCCCGGGAGACCGAGGACGGCCGGATCAAGGCCGAGGCGTATGTCGTCCTGTACGTCACCGACCGCATCGAAATGTCCCGCTTCCACGTCTGCGGTCGCTACGACGACCTCCTCACGCGGACGGACAGCGGGCTCCGCTTCGTCGAGCACCGCGTCGTCCTCGACGCCGAGACCCTGCCCGGCAACATGGGCGTGCTGCTCTGA
- a CDS encoding ferredoxin — protein MPLRREGGQRRVARVEVDLTRCAGYGHCVDAAPEVFRMSDVAEVAEVLRPRPGPELADSVREAARVCPANAVFLFKDGPPDPDGDGPPG, from the coding sequence ATGCCGCTGCGCCGGGAGGGCGGGCAGCGACGGGTGGCGCGCGTCGAGGTGGACCTGACCCGTTGCGCGGGGTACGGCCACTGTGTGGATGCCGCTCCCGAGGTCTTCCGGATGAGCGACGTCGCGGAGGTCGCCGAAGTGCTGCGGCCCCGGCCCGGACCCGAACTGGCCGACTCCGTACGCGAAGCGGCGCGGGTCTGCCCGGCCAACGCGGTGTTCCTGTTCAAGGACGGACCGCCGGACCCGGACGGAGACGGGCCGCCCGGTTGA
- a CDS encoding alpha/beta hydrolase produces the protein MRTNSMKKRTVSALQRVAALSAAVTLLSIGVAGSAPASEPTAPNCQATTVDVPLGSGTGQMWGELCRPAGTSPSTVVTMVHGATYNHNYWDFPYKPDTYSFSRMLNRAGYATFVVDRLGAGKSTVPPSSELNLTVEAGQMHKVVQDLRAGRIGGTGFSKVVMGGYSLGSAVSEIEASTFHDVDALLVTALGHYNNPAGTQAIIENGQDPNTDPVTGGRHQYDAGYATTKPGSRKTIFYADQPMDAGVLATDELTKDANVFGEAGDPLILDPSVSKAINVPVMFALGDHDPLMCGAGYEDCTSTAALRAQEAPFWSSAPSFDALLLPHSGHGLNLVPNTGVYQAAARSWLDRVVGHG, from the coding sequence GTGAGGACGAACTCGATGAAGAAGCGGACGGTCTCCGCATTACAGCGCGTCGCGGCGCTATCTGCCGCGGTGACGCTTCTCTCGATCGGCGTCGCGGGTTCCGCTCCCGCCTCCGAACCCACCGCCCCCAACTGCCAGGCCACCACCGTCGACGTCCCGCTGGGCTCGGGCACCGGGCAGATGTGGGGCGAGCTGTGCCGTCCGGCCGGGACGTCACCGAGCACCGTGGTGACGATGGTGCACGGCGCCACCTACAACCACAACTACTGGGATTTCCCTTATAAGCCGGACACCTACTCGTTCAGCCGGATGCTGAACCGGGCCGGGTACGCCACCTTCGTCGTCGACCGGCTCGGCGCCGGCAAGAGCACCGTCCCGCCGAGCTCCGAGTTGAACCTGACCGTCGAGGCCGGCCAAATGCACAAGGTCGTACAGGACTTGCGGGCCGGCCGAATAGGCGGAACCGGCTTCAGCAAGGTGGTGATGGGCGGTTACTCCCTCGGCTCCGCGGTGTCGGAGATCGAGGCATCCACGTTCCACGACGTCGACGCGTTGCTGGTCACCGCCCTGGGCCACTACAACAACCCGGCGGGCACGCAGGCGATCATCGAGAACGGGCAGGACCCGAACACCGACCCGGTGACCGGTGGACGGCACCAGTACGACGCCGGCTACGCCACCACCAAGCCGGGCAGCCGCAAGACCATCTTCTACGCCGACCAGCCGATGGACGCGGGTGTGCTCGCCACGGACGAACTCACCAAGGACGCCAACGTCTTCGGTGAGGCGGGCGACCCGCTCATCTTGGATCCTTCGGTCAGCAAGGCGATCAACGTCCCGGTCATGTTCGCCCTCGGCGACCACGACCCGCTGATGTGCGGTGCCGGCTACGAGGACTGCACGTCGACGGCGGCTCTGCGCGCCCAGGAGGCGCCGTTCTGGAGCTCCGCGCCCAGCTTCGACGCACTGCTGCTCCCGCACTCCGGACACGGCCTGAACCTGGTGCCGAACACCGGCGTCTACCAGGCGGCGGCCAGGTCCTGGCTGGACCGAGTCGTCGGACACGGCTGA
- a CDS encoding YkvA family protein: protein MDFHSKALLALVALVLLATLAVTVVLAVRLFRARRFLRDAGIPLQNKLAFWGALIYTISPVDLLPDPVYLDDIGVLLFALHSLERAARRGVQRKPGHPAGEFGPAGPQAP, encoded by the coding sequence ATGGACTTCCACTCGAAGGCGCTGCTGGCACTCGTCGCGCTCGTACTCCTGGCAACGCTGGCAGTCACGGTCGTCCTCGCCGTACGCCTGTTCCGCGCCCGGCGCTTCCTGCGCGACGCGGGCATCCCCCTCCAGAACAAGCTCGCTTTCTGGGGTGCGCTGATCTACACCATCAGCCCGGTGGACCTGCTCCCCGATCCGGTCTACCTGGACGACATCGGCGTCCTGCTGTTCGCGCTGCACTCACTGGAGCGGGCGGCCCGCCGGGGAGTGCAGCGGAAGCCCGGACACCCGGCTGGAGAATTCGGCCCGGCAGGGCCGCAGGCCCCGTAA
- a CDS encoding MarR family winged helix-turn-helix transcriptional regulator codes for MATSHDDPSSEQIAAELAVVLGHVARRLRQTSPGLELTHSQRSALSLLDREGPMTTAALARAELVRPQSMRLTIAALEARELVGRAPDPRDGRQSVMSLTDLGRRTLEGVRADKQGWLALAISDELDPAERRTLTDAVALLERLVQR; via the coding sequence ATGGCCACCTCCCACGACGACCCCAGCTCCGAGCAGATCGCAGCCGAACTCGCGGTCGTTCTCGGGCACGTCGCACGGCGGCTGCGGCAGACGTCGCCCGGGCTTGAGCTGACGCACTCGCAGCGGTCGGCCCTCTCCCTGCTGGACCGGGAGGGGCCGATGACCACGGCCGCACTGGCGCGCGCCGAACTGGTCAGGCCGCAGTCCATGCGACTGACCATCGCCGCCCTGGAGGCCCGGGAACTGGTGGGGCGCGCCCCCGACCCGAGGGACGGACGGCAGTCCGTCATGTCGCTCACCGATCTCGGCCGCCGCACGCTCGAAGGCGTACGCGCCGACAAGCAGGGCTGGCTCGCGCTCGCCATCAGCGACGAACTGGACCCGGCAGAGCGACGCACGCTCACCGACGCCGTCGCGCTGCTCGAACGGCTGGTGCAGAGGTGA
- a CDS encoding MFS transporter, whose protein sequence is MTDADMGADTDTGDADTGDAHIGTDAVTGADTDTRRATGPVPATGLAAATGSAAEAGFGARLTAPLLLGSLLNPLNTTMISTALVSIGHHFGIGASSTVWLVSVLYLASAVAQPVLGRLADSIGPRRVFLAGLAVVAASGLVGAFAPGFGWLIASRLLLGIGTSAAYPAAMAVLRSESRRLGRPTPRTVLGRLSFAALGSAAVGPTLGGLLVATWGWRAIFAVNVPLAFVAFVCAMWWIPKDDGRRAVAGTGDRATREPAGLDPLGIVLFTGTLTALVFFLLDLAHPVWWLLGPVAVLAAALAWWQLRCPNPFIDLRMLGRNHALARTYLRHGLSYLVIYCVMYGFTQWLEEGRGFSSLHTGLLMLPMSVAALVCSLLGARTKGIRAPLITAAVLVTAGSALLILATGATPVAVLLLTGACFGIPQGLIGTSNQAAVYQYAPADAVGSAAGLQRTAQYIGAITASSLIALAYGQRASDGGLHLMAAVSVVLGLVLVALTVSDRALRARNRK, encoded by the coding sequence GTGACGGATGCGGACATGGGCGCGGACACGGACACAGGCGATGCGGACACAGGCGATGCGCACATAGGCACGGACGCAGTCACCGGCGCGGACACGGACACCCGTCGAGCCACCGGGCCGGTCCCCGCCACAGGATTGGCCGCCGCCACCGGATCGGCCGCCGAAGCCGGGTTCGGGGCCCGCCTCACCGCCCCCCTGCTGCTCGGCTCGTTGCTCAATCCGCTCAACACCACCATGATCTCCACCGCGCTGGTGTCGATCGGCCACCACTTCGGGATCGGCGCATCCAGCACCGTCTGGCTGGTGTCCGTGCTCTACCTGGCCAGCGCCGTCGCCCAGCCCGTGCTCGGCAGACTCGCCGATTCGATCGGCCCGCGCAGGGTGTTCCTCGCCGGGCTGGCCGTCGTTGCCGCCTCCGGGCTCGTCGGTGCTTTCGCGCCCGGCTTCGGCTGGCTGATCGCCTCCCGGCTGCTCCTCGGAATCGGCACGTCCGCCGCCTATCCGGCTGCCATGGCCGTACTGCGTTCCGAGTCCCGCAGGCTCGGGCGCCCGACCCCCCGTACCGTCCTGGGCCGCCTCTCCTTCGCCGCGCTCGGCAGCGCGGCGGTCGGTCCCACCCTCGGCGGGCTGCTCGTCGCGACCTGGGGCTGGCGGGCGATCTTCGCCGTCAATGTGCCGCTCGCGTTCGTCGCGTTCGTCTGTGCCATGTGGTGGATCCCGAAGGACGACGGCCGGCGGGCGGTCGCGGGCACCGGCGACCGCGCGACGCGCGAACCCGCCGGGCTCGACCCGCTCGGCATCGTGCTCTTCACCGGCACCCTCACCGCCCTGGTCTTCTTCCTCCTCGACCTGGCCCACCCGGTGTGGTGGCTGCTCGGCCCCGTCGCCGTCCTCGCCGCCGCCCTCGCCTGGTGGCAGCTGCGGTGCCCGAACCCCTTCATCGATCTGCGGATGCTCGGCCGCAACCACGCACTCGCCCGCACCTACCTCCGCCACGGCCTGAGCTATCTCGTCATCTACTGCGTGATGTACGGATTCACCCAGTGGCTGGAGGAGGGCCGCGGCTTCTCCTCCCTGCACACCGGTCTGCTGATGCTTCCCATGTCGGTGGCCGCGCTGGTGTGTTCGCTGCTCGGAGCCCGTACGAAGGGGATCCGGGCCCCGCTCATCACCGCCGCCGTCCTGGTCACGGCGGGCAGCGCCCTGCTGATCCTCGCCACCGGCGCCACCCCGGTCGCCGTACTGCTGCTCACCGGCGCCTGCTTCGGCATCCCGCAGGGGCTGATCGGCACCAGTAACCAGGCCGCCGTCTATCAGTACGCCCCCGCCGACGCAGTCGGCTCGGCCGCCGGCCTCCAGCGGACCGCCCAGTACATCGGCGCCATCACGGCCTCCAGCCTCATCGCCCTCGCCTACGGGCAGCGGGCGAGCGACGGCGGACTACACCTGATGGCCGCCGTCTCCGTTGTCCTCGGTCTGGTGCTCGTCGCACTGACCGTCTCCGACCGGGCGCTCCGTGCCCGTAACCGAAAGTGA
- a CDS encoding isochorismatase family protein, producing the protein MTATTLDTRTALILVDLQKGIVGLPTAHPAAEIVERAARLADAFRAHDLPVVLVRVTGGAPGRNESPAGQGTPPADWADLVPELNQQDSDIVVTKQTWGAFYGTDLDMQLRRRGITQVVLAGIATAIGVESTARSAQEHGYHVTVATDAVTDMDPEAHRNAVERIFPRLGETDTTDAVIKLLG; encoded by the coding sequence ATGACAGCCACCACCCTCGACACCCGGACCGCGCTGATCCTCGTCGATCTCCAGAAGGGCATCGTCGGCCTGCCGACCGCGCACCCCGCCGCCGAGATCGTCGAGCGTGCCGCGCGGCTGGCCGACGCCTTCCGCGCGCACGACCTGCCGGTCGTCCTCGTACGCGTCACGGGCGGTGCGCCCGGCCGTAACGAGTCGCCCGCCGGGCAGGGCACGCCCCCGGCGGACTGGGCCGATCTGGTCCCCGAGCTGAACCAGCAGGACAGTGACATCGTCGTCACCAAGCAGACCTGGGGCGCCTTCTACGGAACCGACCTCGACATGCAGCTCCGTCGCCGGGGCATCACCCAGGTCGTCCTGGCCGGGATCGCCACGGCCATCGGCGTCGAGTCGACGGCCCGCTCGGCGCAGGAGCACGGGTACCACGTGACCGTCGCCACCGACGCCGTCACCGACATGGACCCGGAGGCCCACCGCAACGCCGTCGAGCGGATCTTCCCGCGCCTCGGCGAGACGGACACCACGGACGCGGTCATCAAGCTGCTCGGCTGA
- a CDS encoding GntR family transcriptional regulator — MTFGEQPAYLRVASDLRQKITDGSLPPHTRLPSQARIREEYGVSDTVALEARKVLMAEGLVEGRSGSGTYVRERLVPRRIARSGYRLPEGATPFRQEQADESVRGTWESSSEQDVADTDIALRLAIPPGERVMRTRYVYRDAGETMMLSTSWEPLGITGRTPVMLPEEGPLGGCGVVERMAAIDIVVDNVVEEVGARPGLAEELLTLGGVPGHVVVVISRTYYASGRAVETADIVVPADRYRVAYHLPVK; from the coding sequence GTGACTTTCGGTGAGCAGCCGGCCTATCTGCGCGTCGCGAGTGATCTTCGGCAGAAGATCACCGACGGTTCGCTGCCACCGCACACGAGACTGCCCTCACAGGCCCGCATCCGCGAGGAGTACGGGGTCTCCGACACGGTGGCTCTCGAAGCGCGCAAGGTGCTGATGGCCGAGGGGCTGGTCGAGGGCCGCTCCGGTTCGGGTACGTATGTCCGGGAGCGGCTCGTCCCGCGCCGTATCGCCCGCTCCGGCTACCGGCTGCCGGAGGGCGCGACGCCGTTCCGTCAGGAGCAGGCCGACGAGAGCGTGCGCGGCACCTGGGAGTCCAGCAGCGAGCAGGACGTCGCGGACACCGACATCGCCCTGCGGCTCGCCATCCCGCCGGGCGAGCGGGTGATGCGCACGCGGTACGTCTACCGCGACGCAGGCGAAACGATGATGCTGTCCACCTCCTGGGAGCCGCTGGGGATCACCGGGCGCACACCGGTGATGCTCCCCGAGGAGGGCCCGCTCGGCGGCTGCGGCGTCGTCGAACGGATGGCCGCGATCGACATCGTCGTGGACAACGTCGTCGAGGAGGTCGGCGCCCGGCCCGGTCTGGCCGAGGAACTGCTGACACTCGGCGGGGTGCCCGGTCATGTGGTGGTCGTCATCTCCCGTACGTACTACGCGTCGGGGCGTGCGGTGGAGACCGCGGACATCGTCGTCCCGGCCGACCGCTACCGCGTCGCGTACCACCTGCCGGTGAAGTGA
- a CDS encoding SPOR domain-containing protein: protein MTDSGNAMLPWQVIREDDNGNRYRVGRYATRDEAQQTADTLGARGHRQMYWIERIGQSVQ, encoded by the coding sequence ATGACGGACAGCGGGAACGCCATGCTCCCGTGGCAGGTCATACGAGAGGACGACAACGGCAATCGCTATCGCGTCGGAAGGTACGCGACGAGGGACGAGGCGCAGCAGACCGCCGACACCCTCGGTGCCCGTGGGCACCGGCAGATGTACTGGATCGAACGCATCGGCCAGAGTGTGCAGTAG
- a CDS encoding (deoxy)nucleoside triphosphate pyrophosphohydrolase — translation MADRVVVGGALYDQGRLLAARRSAPPELAGRWELPGGKLEPGESAGQALVRELREELGVETEPLERIPGEWPLGRGFVLHVWTARLISGEVRPLEDHDELRWLGPDEIGTVDWLDQDRPAVAEAARRLRAGLHE, via the coding sequence ATGGCTGATCGCGTCGTCGTGGGTGGAGCGTTGTACGACCAGGGGCGGCTGCTCGCCGCGCGCCGCAGCGCGCCGCCCGAGCTCGCGGGCCGCTGGGAGCTGCCCGGCGGGAAGCTGGAGCCGGGCGAGAGTGCCGGGCAGGCGCTGGTGCGTGAGCTGCGCGAGGAACTGGGCGTCGAGACGGAGCCGCTGGAGCGCATCCCCGGCGAATGGCCGCTCGGCCGGGGCTTCGTGCTGCATGTGTGGACCGCGCGGCTGATCTCCGGTGAGGTGCGTCCGCTGGAGGACCATGACGAGCTGCGGTGGCTCGGGCCGGACGAGATCGGCACCGTGGACTGGCTGGACCAGGACCGCCCCGCGGTGGCCGAGGCGGCGCGCCGCCTGAGGGCCGGGCTCCACGAGTGA
- a CDS encoding ATP-binding protein, which yields MIGLIGTEGGCAEWTFPAEPDAVRVARRAVRDTLRTWELDGAFGDVATLLVSELVTNSMRHASGPIGVRVARLDQATLRVEVSDPIPDPPRERTAGPDDESGRGMQLVACSAKRWGTARGRSGKTVWFELAQPG from the coding sequence GTGATCGGCTTGATCGGCACCGAAGGCGGATGCGCCGAGTGGACCTTCCCCGCCGAGCCCGATGCCGTACGCGTCGCGCGCCGGGCGGTTCGGGACACTCTGCGCACCTGGGAGCTCGACGGTGCCTTCGGTGACGTCGCCACGCTGCTCGTGAGTGAGCTGGTCACCAACTCCATGCGGCACGCGTCCGGCCCGATCGGTGTCAGGGTCGCGCGACTGGATCAAGCCACGCTGCGGGTGGAGGTTTCCGATCCGATTCCGGATCCGCCCCGCGAGAGGACGGCAGGGCCCGACGACGAGAGTGGCCGGGGAATGCAGCTCGTGGCCTGTTCGGCGAAGCGTTGGGGGACGGCGCGCGGCAGATCGGGCAAGACGGTGTGGTTCGAGCTGGCCCAGCCTGGTTAG